A stretch of Episyrphus balteatus chromosome 2, idEpiBalt1.1, whole genome shotgun sequence DNA encodes these proteins:
- the LOC129909456 gene encoding uncharacterized protein LOC129909456 gives MSHNSRSRSNGLGSAIHNAQNSDSEGFNCKRCTEPDSKSPMVQCGTCKDWFHFTCVGVTQAVEEIDWHCRECIKEMKRQNGGASTSKINTLAANDAIVAIDDSTQRNMNSTEVPPKEKSTSGNIPPPKQCTVLSTKSSTSTSKSKRIKIKLLKLEEERKLEKKYLEQKYAILEELDSEDDDVSLTTSSDNLSRVQEWIQKTNKDKRTDLGVEVNSVYKNRAGVGVATSLGQNEDDKRKDLGVERRLAPNLNKSQIASRQFMSKEHINFTGRPEEWPLFISWWKNTSEACGFNRNENMLRLQRCLKGKALEAVQYRLLHPDQIELVIKTLQMLFGRPEIIIQSLITKIRSEPAPRFDKLETLINFSLGIDNMCRMMEVTDLAAHLNNPCLLQELVEKLPAQIKLNWGLYKQSVSCVDLSVFNNWLSSYATAASEVTYTVPQSFENKINKKTKAFINVHQDEKPQSKEENKCISCDNNCKSLAICTNFSKLPLSEKWKLVKRFYVCRTCLRRHGSRRCLSSQLCGVSGCTFRHNALLHNDEIQLKVEPNSGDSRTNQPRAISSVENAHYSGTTLRPGTMLTLFKIVPVRLHFNEKSIETFAFIDDGSSVTLIDEELAFSLEASGTKEPLCLRWTANTHRREETSMKITFEISAGDSNKKYLLTNAHTVRSLDLPRQSLDFNSLTQRFSYLNGLPIKSYSNAKPQILLGLQHWRLGMPLKTREGEESQPAAIKTRLGWTLYGVASNEDTSEEGLIANINIHLCDCQNQIDSQMHEAVKKYFLLENLGTKVTKPNLSDEDNKAIRLLEEKTVFLGDSYAVPLLWKYEHLRLPDTKVMAERRLRCLEKRLSNQPELIEQVEKQIEQYLQKGYAKKLNEDEVNKPMSRVWYLPIFPVTNPNKPDKLRIVWDAAAKVGGVSLNACLKTGPDNVPSLPSILFRFRERKVAISADIREMFHQVKILEEDKDSQRFLWRNKNNGNVEVYQMQVMTFGSTCSPFCAQFIKNKNAKIYESQLSRAAKAIIENHYVDDLLDSVDTEEEAIALAKDVIYIHKQAGFEIRNFISNSANVLNALQSNVTKSFKTFSENAQNDFEKLLGMWWSPGADVFAYTFKSNKLRSDIMNGEQVPTKREVLRALMCIFDPLGLIANFTIHLKIILQEIWRSAVDWDEPIKERQFQKWKSWLKLIPNIKNISIDRKYLTNLQFGEGSRVELHIFVDAGEEAMAAVAYMRVSTEDEVECSLISAKTKVAPIKTLSIPRLELEAALMGVRLSKFIQSSHTIKFDSVTFWTDSQVVISWIKSTNKKFKSFVAIRIGEILETSNANEWNWVSTKNNVADDASKIKTNCEFSSSSRWYKGPKFLYQNPLPLEIEHPVLSPDNEGAEEIKECFMHCTTTSPLVLDSNQCSGWTRFLKPIMYIYHFIKLFVKKCQKPEEIKECLMHQTTTPPLVIDVYRFSRWKSLLKTMIYVYRFVRLFVKKWRKPNVLYEINEFQLDEKEAAKNYLFRICQREGFPFEYEALVTKKVSGEEASINKASSLYKLSPYLDENQIIRISGRIDEISNVPFETKRPIILPKDHKITHLVIHECHLRFHHLFNETVVNELRRDYYIPNLRRILKKVQQQCQHCKNNRTKPLPPRMASLPYARLQPFQRPFSYTGVDYFGPLYVKVGRRLEKRWGMLLTCLTLRAIHIEIVYSLSSDSCILGFKRFISRRGMPKEVYSDNGTNFRGASKELQQAIHDLNEHVLAKEFELDLKWNFIPPAAPHMGGCWERMVRSVKQTLVEICPTRNPSDELLMSMMTEIESIVNSRPLSYVPIDSESCEALTPNHLLVGYANQENLYQPCVDDGAAIKKNWLAAEKYAQTFWRRWVREYLPDLTRRTKWFSPQKSLQIGDIVVIVDQNNPRKSWPKGKVLQVMPGKDGTIRSAIVQTQTGIYTRPVVKLAVLDVHKFKAIGKLDPDPVTGGGVLSELGITA, from the coding sequence CAGATAGTGAGGGTTTTAATTGCAAAAGATGCACTGAGCCAGACAGCAAGTCACCTATGGTTCAATGTGGTACATGTAAAGATTGGTTCCACTTTACATGCGTTGGGGTTACACAGGCTGTAGAGGAAATAGATTGGCATTGTAGAGAATGCATCAAAGAAATGAAACGCCAAAATGGGGGTGCTTCAACCtctaaaataaatactttaGCTGCAAACGATGCGATCGTTGCTATAGATGATTCCACTCAAAGAAATATGAACTCCACTGAAGTTCCTCCGAAAGAAAAGTCCACTTCGGGGAATATTCCACCACCAAAGCAATGTACGGTGTTGTCAACCAAGTCGTCAACCTCAACTTCGAagtcaaaaagaataaaaataaaactgctcAAATTAGAAGAAGAGCGtaagcttgaaaaaaaatatttagaacaaAAATACGCAATTCTTGAAGAACTTGACTCCGAGGATGATGACGTTTCGTTGACAACTTCAAGTGACAATCTCAGTCGCGTTCAAGAGTggatacaaaaaacaaataaagacaaAAGAACGGATCTAGGGGTAGAAGTGAATTCAGTTTATAAAAATAGAGCAGGAGTAGGGGTGGCAACGAGTTTGGGTCAAAATGAAGATGATAAGAGAAAGGACTTAGGGGTGGAAAGGAGACTAGCTCCAAATCTTAATAAATCTCAAATAGCGTCAAGACAATTTATGTCTAAGGAGCATATAAATTTCACGGGGCGACCAGAAGAATGGCCGCTTTTTATAAGTTGGTGGAAGAACACGTCTGAGGCATGCGGATTTAATAGGAACGAGAACATGCTTCGCCTACAACGGTGTCTGAAGGGAAAAGCACTCGAGGCGGTTCAGTACCGACTCCTCCATCCAGATCAGATCGAACTTGTAATAAAAACACTTCAAATGTTATTCGGTAGACCCGAAATCATAATTCAATCTCTGATTACCAAAATAAGAAGCGAGCCTGCACCCAGGTTCGACAAGTTAGAAACGTTAATAAATTTCTCCCTCGGTATTGACAACATGTGTCGCATGATGGAGGTCACTGACCTTGCAGCTCATTTAAATAATCCCTGTTTATTACAAGAGCTGGTAGAAAAGCTGCCAgcacaaattaaattaaattggggTTTATACAAACAAAGCGTTTCTTGTGTTGACTTATCAGTTTTTAACAACTGGCTTTCCAGTTATGCTACGGCTGCTTCGGAAGTAACATATACTGTTCCCCAAtcattcgaaaataaaattaataaaaaaactaaagcctttATTAACGTTCATCAAGATGAAAAACCTCAGtctaaagaagaaaataaatgtatttcgTGCGACAATAATTGCAAATCACTTGCAATATGTACAAATTTCTCAAAACTTCCACTTTCAGAAAAATGGAAGTTGGTAAAGCGTTTCTACGTTTGTCGCACTTGCTTACGACGTCATGGTTCTCGTCGTTGTTTGTCATCCCAACTATGTGGTGTTTCAGGATGCACCTTCCGACATAATGCACTCTTGCACAACGATGAAATTCAGCTAAAGGTTGAACCTAACAGCGGTGATTCAAGAACAAACCAACCACGAGCGATCAGTTCAGTTGAAAACGCCCATTATAGTGGAACGACACTGCGTCCAGGTACGATGCTTACCTTGTTTAAAATCGTTCCCGTTAGGTTGCATTTCAACGAGAAATCTATAGAAACTTTCGCCTTTATTGACGATGGGTCTTCAGTGACACTTATTGATGAAGAACTTGCTTTCTCTTTAGAAGCTAGCGGTACAAAAGAACCACTCTGTTTAAGGTGGACCGCAAATACACATCGGCGAGAAGAAACTTCAATGAAAATCACTTTTGAAATATCGGCTGGTGATAGCAATAAAAAATACTTACTTACCAATGCACATACGGTTAGATCATTGGATCTTCCAAGACAGTCACTCGATTTCAACAGTCTGACACAACGCTTTTCGTATTTAAATGGATTACCGATAAAATCGTACTCCAACGCGAAGCCACAGATTCTGCTTGGACTGCAACACTGGCGTTTGGGCATGCCCTTAAAAACAAGAGAAGGTGAAGAGTCTCAGCCAGCGGCGATTAAGACCAGATTAGGATGGACTCTTTATGGCGTTGCTTCGAATGAAGATACATCGGAAGAAGGCCTCATTGCCAACATTAATATTCATCTTTGCGACTGTCAAAACCAAATCGATTCACAAATGCATGAAGcagtgaaaaaatattttttattagagAATTTGGGAACAAAGGTTACAAAACCAAATCTGTCTGATGAAGATAATAAAGCCATACGACTGTTGGAAGAAAAAACTGTTTTCTTGGGTGACTCTTATGCAGTGCCACTACTTTGGAAATATGAACATTTACGTTTGCCAGACACTAAAGTTATGGCCGAAAGAAGATTACGATGTCTTGAAAAGCGTCTTTCCAATCAACCCGAATTAATTGAACAGGTGGAAAAGCAAATTGAACAGTATCTTCAGAAGGGCTACGCGAAGAAATTAAACGAGGACGAAGTGAACAAACCTATGTCGCGTGTATGGTACCTACCCATATTTCCTGTCACAAATCCAAACAAGCCTGACAAATTGAGAATAGTCTGGGATGCAGCGGCAAAAGTTGGGGGAGTCTCTCTAAATGCTTGTTTGAAGACCGGGCCAGATAATGTACCATCACTTCCATCAATTCTATTTCGATTTCGAGAAAGGAAAGTTGCTATCTCAGCAGACATACGTGAAATGTTCCACCAAGTAAAAATCCTGGAAGAAGATAAAGATTCTCAGAGGTTCTTGTGGCGGAACAAAAACAATGGAAATGTCGAAGTGTATCAAATGCAAGTTATGACATTTGGGTCAACCTGTTCACCATTCTGCGCCcagtttataaaaaacaaaaacgctaAGATATACGAGAGCCAATTATCGAGGGCAGCTAAGGCAATAATCGAAAACCACTATGTGGATGATTTGCTAGATAGTGTCGACACAGAGGAAGAAGCCATCGCCCTGGCAAAAGATGTGATATATATTCATAAACAGGCTGGCTTCGAAATTAGAAATTTCATATCGAATTCTGCAAACGTTCTAAACGCTCTTCAATCTAATGttacaaaatcatttaaaacattCTCTGAAAACGCTCAAAATGATTTCGAAAAACTTCTCGGGATGTGGTGGTCGCCTGGTGCAGATGTGTTCGCCTATACTTTCAAATCAAATAAGCTGCGTAGTGATATAATGAATGGTGAACAGGTACCAACGAAACGTGAGGTGTTAAGAGCCTTGATGTGCATCTTCGATCCTCTTGGTCTAATAGCAAATTTtacaattcatttaaaaatcattCTACAAGAAATTTGGCGTTCTGCAGTTGATTGGGATGAACCGATAAAAGAAAGacaatttcaaaaatggaaaTCGTGGTTGAAACTAATTCCCAACATAAAAAATATCTCTATAGATAGAAAATATCTCACGAATCTACAATTTGGAGAAGGCAGTCGGGTCGAGTTGCATATCTTCGTTGATGCGGGAGAAGAAGCCATGGCCGCAGTAGCATATATGAGAGTCTCTACTGAAGATGAGGTCGAATGTTCTCTTATCAGCGCGAAAACGAAAGTAGCACCAATAAAAACGCTTTCAATTCCTCGGCTTGAGTTAGAAGCGGCTCTAATGGGAGTCAGACTTTCAAAATTTATACAAAGCAGTCACACAATTAAATTCGACAGTGTCACATTTTGGACTGACTCTCAAGTCGTAATCAGCTGGATAAAgtcaaccaacaaaaaatttaaaagttttgtgGCCATTCGTATTGGAGAAATCCTTGAAACCTCGAACGCTAACGAGTGGAACTGGGTTTCCACAAAGAATAACGTTGCTGACGATGCATCAAAAATTAAGACTAACTGCGAATTCAGTTCTTCGAGCAGATGGTATAAAGggccaaaatttttataccagAACCCTCTTCCTCTTGAAATAGAACATCCAGTTTTATCTCCGGATAATGAAGGTGCGGAAGAAATTAAAGAATGTTTCATGCATTGCACTACTACAAGTCCACTTGTTTTGGATTCCAATCAATGTTCAGGATGGACAAGATTCCTCAAACCAATAATGTACATCTACCACTTCATCAAgctctttgtaaaaaaatgtcaaaaaccaGAAGAAATTAAAGAGTGCTTAATGCATCAAACTACAACTCCTCCGCTCGTAATAGATGTCTACCGGTTCTCAAGATGGAAAAGTCTCCTCAAAACAATGATCTATGTCTATCGATTCGTCAGACTGTTCGTTAAAAAATGGCGAAAACCAAATGTTCTATATGAAATAAACGAATTCCAACTGGATGAAAAAGAAGCtgcaaaaaattatctttttcgAATATGTCAAAGGGAAGGCTTTCCCTTCGAATATGAAGCTCTTGTTACTAAAAAAGTTTCTGGGGAAGAGGCCAGCATCAACAAAGCCAGCTCTCTATACAAGCTTTCACCCTATCTTGACGAAAATCAAATAATTCGAATCTCCGGACGAATCGATGAAATAAGCAATGTTCCATTTGAAACCAAACGACCAATCATTTTACCCAAAGACCACAAAATCACTCATTTAGTAATCCATGAATGCCACCTCAGATTTCATCACCTCTTCAACGAGACAGTTGTTAACGAACTTCGGCGAGATTATTACATCCCAAACTTGAGACGCATTTTGAAGAAAGTCCAGCAACAATGTCAACACTGCAAAAACAACCGAACCAAACCGTTGCCTCCTCGCATGGCCAGCCTACCTTATGCTCGTCTTCAGCCATTTCAAAGACCCTTCTCTTACACCGGAGTGGATTACTTCGGGCCGCTCTACGTCAAAGTCGGTAGGCGTCTTGAAAAAAGATGGGGTATGCTATTAACATGTTTGACCCTACGTGCAATCCACATCGAGATAGTTTACAGTCTTTCTAGTGATTCTTGCATTTTGGGCTTCAAGAGATTCATTTCCAGACGAGGTATGCCTAAAGAAGTGTACTCAGACAATGGTACAAATTTTCGAGGCGCAAGTAAAGAGCTACAGCAAGCCATACATGATTTGAACGAACACGTACTAGCTAAAGAATTCGAACTTGACTTGAAATGGAACTTCATTCCTCCAGCAGCCCCCCATATGGGTGGATGTTGGGAACGTATGGTAAGATCCGTTAAACAAACACTCGTAGAAATATGTCCAACCCGAAACCCCTCTGACGAATTACTGATGAGTATGATGACAGAAATTGAGAGTATTGTGAATTCAAGACCCTTAAGCTACGTACCCATAGATAGTGAGAGTTGTGAGGCACTGACCCCTAATCATTTGTTGGTTGGTTATGCAAATCAAGAAAATTTGTATCAACCTTGTGTAGATGACGGAGCAGCTATTAAAAAGAATTGGTTAGCTGCTGAAAAATATGCACAAACCTTTTGGCGAAGGTGGGTGCGCGAATATTTGCCTGACTTAACCCGGCGAACTAAATGGTTTTCACCGCAGAAATCTTTGCAAATAGGCGACATCGTAGTAATCGTTGACCAAAACAATCCAAGAAAATCTTGGCCTAAAGGTAAAGTTCTCCAGGTAATGCCTGGCAAAGACGGGACGATACGGAGCGCAATCGTGCAGACTCAAACCGGCATTTATACTCGCCCAGTCGTAAAACTTGCAGTTCTTGATGTTCACAAGTTCAAAGCAATTGGTAAGCTGGATCCTGACCCAGTTACCGGGGGGGGAGTGTTAAGCGAACTTGGTATCACCGCCTAA